One Denticeps clupeoides chromosome 10, fDenClu1.1, whole genome shotgun sequence genomic window carries:
- the ngfa gene encoding neurotrophin-7, with the protein MRSSTLVLVFLISVQAVLNMRGEAKTMSSGAQPRPPSPDPRQWDSPLDLIPTIDPKLFNKRRYRSPRVLFSDVAPSEDQPARAAGGQRVRRKADQPLHRGEYSVCDSVNHWVRNMTRATDIAGKEVMVLPDVRINNIVKKQLFYETTCRITKPTNGRGANGGGPGGKGGGGAKSGASGCRGIDSRHWNSYCTNTHTYVRALTKFKNEIAWRLIRINAACVCVLSRKTWRH; encoded by the coding sequence ATGAGGTCGTCGACGCTGGTCCTGGTGTTCCTGATCAGCGTCCAGGCTGTACTGAACATGAGAGGGGAGGCCAAGACGATGAGCAGCGGAGCACAGCCACGGCCCCCCAGCCCTGACCCCCGGCAGTGGGACTCTCCGTTGGACCTCATCCCCACCATCGACCCCAAGCTCTTCAACAAGCGGCGATACCGCTCGCCCCGCGTGCTTTTCAGTGACGTGGCCCCATCTGAGGACCAGCCGGCCAGGGCGGCCGGGGGCCAGAGGGTTCGCCGGAAGGCCGACCAGCCCCTCCACCGCGGCGAGTActctgtgtgtgacagtgtgaaCCACTGGGTGAGGAACATGACCCGCGCCACGGACATCGCGGGCAAAGAGGTGATGGTTCTGCCGGACGTTCGTATCAACAACATCGTGAAGAAGCAGTTGTTCTACGAGACCACCTGCCGCATTACTAAGCCCACCAACGGCCGTGGTGCCAACGGGGGAGGCCCCGGTGGCAAAGGTGGCGGCGGTGCCAAATCGGGCGCGTCAGGCTGCCGCGGCATCGACAGTCGTCACTGGAACTCTTACTGCACCAACACGCACACGTACGTGCGGGCGCTCACCAAGTTCAAGAACGAGATTGCCTGGCGGCTGATCCGCATCAACGCCGCCTGCGTGTGCGTGCTGAGCCGCAAGACGTGGCGGCACTGA